A genomic stretch from Cetobacterium sp. NK01 includes:
- a CDS encoding ABC transporter ATP-binding protein, which yields MTNYLLEVKNLKTQFKKDKKILTAIEDVSFKIEKGETLGLVGESGSGKSVTSMSIMRLHEENALINGKIFFQGEDILNLSNRDMKKIRGGKIATIFQDPMSSLNPILKIKDQLMECTKIHLGYSKKEAESHALKMLQLVGIPSPENVLNRYPHQLSGGMCQRVMIAMAMSCNPQLLIADEPTTALDVTIQAQIMELLLELKEKHQMGILLITHDLGVIAETCDNVIVMYAGRIMEKASVQELFDSPMHPYTKGLIASVPKLGSGATALPYIEGKVPDLASMPNGCKFAPRCKVAIEKCSVAEPKLKELSNGRKCRCHLILEEEGIS from the coding sequence ATGACAAATTACTTATTAGAAGTTAAAAATTTGAAAACACAGTTTAAAAAAGATAAAAAAATTTTAACAGCTATTGAAGATGTATCTTTTAAAATAGAGAAGGGTGAAACACTAGGTCTTGTTGGTGAAAGTGGAAGTGGAAAATCAGTAACTTCTATGTCTATTATGAGACTTCATGAAGAGAATGCTCTAATAAATGGAAAGATTTTTTTTCAAGGTGAAGATATTTTAAATCTTTCTAATAGAGATATGAAAAAAATTCGTGGTGGGAAAATAGCCACAATATTTCAAGATCCAATGTCGTCTTTAAATCCAATTTTAAAAATAAAAGACCAACTTATGGAATGTACAAAGATTCATTTAGGTTATAGTAAAAAAGAGGCTGAAAGTCATGCTTTAAAAATGCTACAACTAGTTGGAATTCCTAGTCCAGAAAATGTTTTAAATAGATATCCTCATCAACTTAGTGGAGGAATGTGTCAAAGAGTTATGATAGCAATGGCTATGTCTTGTAATCCTCAGCTTTTAATAGCAGATGAACCGACAACAGCTTTAGATGTTACAATTCAAGCACAAATTATGGAGCTATTATTAGAGTTAAAAGAAAAACATCAAATGGGAATACTTTTGATAACTCATGATTTGGGAGTTATTGCAGAAACTTGTGATAATGTTATTGTTATGTATGCAGGACGAATAATGGAAAAAGCTAGTGTACAAGAGTTATTTGATAGCCCGATGCACCCATATACAAAAGGACTTATAGCATCTGTTCCAAAACTTGGAAGTGGAGCAACAGCATTACCGTATATAGAGGGAAAAGTTCCAGATTTAGCAAGTATGCCAAATGGGTGTAAATTTGCTCCAAGATGTAAGGTAGCAATTGAAAAATGTTCAGTGGCAGAACCAAAACTTAAAGAGTTGTCAAATGGTAGAAAGTGTAGATGCCATCTAATTTTAGAAGAGGAGGGAATTTCATGA
- a CDS encoding ABC transporter ATP-binding protein translates to MREVLVQLNGVSKKFLVPQKGFKKEKKYVHAVNNVSLEIFKGETLSIVGESGCGKSTLGRVINKILDVEEGTIEFKGIDITKHNSREMLPFRKDMQVIFQDPYGSLNPRMKIKNLVSEPLLVHSEFSVKEREKKALELLDMVGLSSSHGERFPHEFSGGQRQRVGIARAISVNPSLIIADEPISALDVSIQAQVINIFKDLQERFNLTYFFISHDLSVVELISDRVGVMYLGNLVEIGDKKNIYNNPKHPYTEALLSAIPVAEANKKRERIILKGDIPSPIDRPTGCPFSTRCPKVFNLCKEKMPTLKDCSDGKSEHKVACHLIK, encoded by the coding sequence ATGAGAGAGGTTTTAGTTCAACTAAATGGAGTAAGTAAAAAATTCCTAGTTCCTCAAAAAGGATTTAAAAAAGAGAAAAAATATGTACATGCAGTTAACAATGTCTCTTTAGAAATTTTTAAAGGTGAAACTTTATCTATAGTTGGTGAAAGTGGCTGCGGAAAATCAACTTTAGGAAGAGTTATAAATAAAATATTAGATGTTGAAGAGGGAACAATTGAGTTTAAAGGAATAGATATAACTAAACATAATTCAAGGGAGATGCTTCCTTTTAGAAAAGATATGCAAGTTATATTTCAAGATCCTTACGGTTCTTTAAATCCAAGAATGAAAATAAAAAATTTAGTTTCAGAGCCTCTTCTTGTTCATTCTGAATTTTCTGTAAAAGAAAGAGAAAAGAAAGCTTTGGAACTTTTAGATATGGTAGGACTTAGCAGTAGTCATGGAGAAAGGTTTCCTCATGAGTTTAGTGGAGGACAAAGGCAACGTGTTGGAATAGCTAGAGCAATCTCTGTAAATCCAAGTTTGATTATAGCAGATGAACCTATATCAGCGTTAGATGTTAGTATTCAAGCTCAAGTTATAAATATTTTTAAAGATTTACAGGAAAGATTTAATCTGACATATTTTTTTATATCTCATGACTTAAGTGTAGTAGAACTTATATCTGATAGAGTAGGAGTTATGTATTTAGGAAATTTAGTAGAGATAGGGGATAAGAAAAATATTTATAATAATCCCAAACATCCATATACAGAAGCTTTGTTATCAGCAATACCCGTAGCTGAAGCAAATAAAAAAAGAGAGAGAATTATTTTAAAAGGAGACATACCTAGTCCAATTGATAGGCCAACTGGATGTCCATTTTCTACAAGATGCCCAAAAGTTTTTAATTTATGTAAAGAGAAAATGCCAACTTTAAAAGATTGTTCAGATGGAAAAAGTGAGCATAAAGTAGCATGTCATTTGATAAAATAA
- a CDS encoding M81 family metallopeptidase — MKRVLVGSMHHESNSFNPIITDEKDFSIKYGEDSLNFETKNNSLRGIVDTLKENGYDVIPTLSARAVPNGEVSYELYSRLKKEFIERALEADKIKKLDGINLALHGSMRVVGLGEAEGDLLEELRKHFKDIPIVVALDMHTTMTDKMHKYADAYVGYKCAPHTDCFETGEHAAKMLIHIFKENKIPKKSWVRVPMLIAGEQSETSTEPMVYFINRCREYEKKQGVLAVSILMGYPWADSEDASVGIYVIAEDENLANTISKELGQEFFDRREEFSFHTETYQPEKAYEVALKALEENKFPIYLSDSGDNPTAGSSSDCTGFLKIILENSKTKDIISPVIYGGIYDPEATLFCKGKVGQIIEVVAGAKFDTKTTKPLTLKGEVINYLEKWGTYESDLAVLRVNNVDIILAEKHVGYVTPEMYEDLGLDPKNRNIIVCKLGYLTEHHKLLSKRNIMALTTGSTNEDILNIKYEKVKRPIFPLDKTFEYKASAKN; from the coding sequence ATGAAAAGAGTTTTAGTAGGATCTATGCATCATGAATCAAATTCTTTTAATCCAATTATCACAGATGAAAAGGATTTTTCTATAAAATATGGAGAGGATTCATTAAATTTTGAAACAAAAAATAATTCTTTAAGAGGAATAGTTGATACTTTAAAAGAAAATGGATATGATGTTATTCCAACACTTAGTGCAAGAGCAGTTCCAAATGGCGAGGTAAGCTACGAACTTTATAGTAGATTAAAAAAAGAATTTATAGAGAGAGCTTTAGAAGCAGATAAAATTAAAAAATTAGATGGAATTAACTTAGCTCTTCACGGTTCTATGAGAGTAGTTGGGTTAGGAGAAGCAGAAGGCGATCTTTTAGAGGAGCTTAGAAAACATTTTAAAGATATTCCTATTGTAGTTGCCCTTGATATGCATACAACTATGACTGATAAAATGCATAAATATGCTGATGCATATGTTGGATATAAATGTGCTCCGCATACTGATTGTTTTGAAACTGGAGAGCATGCTGCAAAGATGTTAATACATATTTTTAAAGAAAATAAAATACCTAAAAAATCTTGGGTAAGAGTTCCTATGTTAATAGCAGGAGAACAATCAGAAACTTCAACTGAGCCAATGGTTTATTTTATAAATAGATGTAGAGAGTATGAAAAGAAACAGGGAGTTTTAGCTGTTTCCATTCTTATGGGATATCCTTGGGCAGATAGCGAAGATGCTTCTGTGGGAATCTATGTTATAGCAGAAGATGAAAATTTAGCAAATACAATTTCAAAAGAGCTAGGTCAAGAGTTTTTTGATAGAAGGGAAGAGTTTTCTTTTCACACAGAAACTTATCAGCCTGAAAAAGCTTATGAGGTTGCTTTAAAAGCTTTAGAGGAAAATAAATTTCCAATATATCTATCAGATTCTGGAGACAATCCCACTGCTGGATCATCATCAGATTGTACAGGATTTTTAAAAATAATTTTAGAAAATTCCAAAACAAAGGATATAATAAGTCCAGTTATTTATGGAGGGATTTATGATCCTGAAGCAACACTGTTTTGTAAAGGAAAAGTTGGACAAATTATAGAGGTTGTTGCAGGAGCAAAGTTTGATACCAAAACTACAAAACCTTTAACTTTAAAGGGAGAGGTAATTAATTATTTAGAAAAATGGGGAACATATGAAAGTGATTTAGCAGTTTTAAGAGTAAATAATGTAGATATAATTTTAGCAGAGAAACATGTAGGATATGTGACTCCTGAAATGTATGAGGATTTAGGATTAGATCCTAAAAATCGTAATATTATTGTTTGTAAATTAGGATATTTAACTGAACATCATAAACTTCTTTCTAAAAGAAATATTATGGCTTTAACAACAGGAAGTACAAATGAAGATATTTTAAATATAAAATATGAAAAAGTTAAAAGACCTATTTTTCCACTTGATAAAACTTTTGAATATAAAGCATCTGCAAAAAATTAA
- a CDS encoding cold-shock protein, whose translation MLKGTVKWFNKEKGFGFITCEDGNDHFVHFSGINAEGFRVLEEGQLVSFTVEMGDKGTIAKEVTIR comes from the coding sequence ATGTTAAAGGGAACAGTTAAATGGTTTAATAAAGAGAAAGGGTTTGGTTTTATAACTTGCGAAGATGGAAATGATCATTTTGTTCATTTTTCTGGAATAAACGCTGAGGGGTTCAGAGTTTTAGAGGAAGGACAATTAGTATCTTTTACAGTTGAAATGGGAGATAAGGGAACTATTGCAAAAGAAGTAACAATAAGATAG